A stretch of DNA from Caldalkalibacillus uzonensis:
ATTGGGTTGATCTCAACCCGATGTTTGCCGAAACGATCAATGGATATAGCGTATTACCGATAGCGCAAGACGGAGGTAATGTACGCGTTTTGAAACGAGAAAGAAAAAGGTTTAAGTTAAGGGTTTCAGGGCTACTTCCCGTGCGGGTAGCGTGTTGGGTGTACGGCAAGCGTAAGGGTTATGAAGACATTTATATGGAAGAGATATATAACGGATAAGAGGAGGAAATTATAAATGAGCCAACAACTGAGCATTGATGCAAATAAGGTGATTGACAATCTAACAACACAGGTAGGGATACAAACGAGCAACTATGCTAAACAAGTTGCACTGTTGCAGGCTCAGGTCCAGCAACTGCAGCAAGAGAACACCGAGCTAAAAAAGAAGCTAGAAGAACATCTGGAAAACAAAGACGCCAAGAAGTAGGCGTTTTTTATTTTTGCCGGAAAGGGGGTGATATGACGAGATCCGAAGCACAAATGTATCTGGACCGTACCAACTGGTACGAGCTGAGAAGATACGTGACCGGGGAGCCGGTTCCTAGAGATGTGGAGAAAAAGAGAGAAGAAGCATACGAAGTGTTAAAGAAAGGAGAGGATGATTAATGCAAAAAACAGACACGTTCTATACCTTTGTGTTAGGAGGCGGCGCGGCAAGCGCTGCTTTTTTACTTGGAGGCATTGACCATCTTGTTGTGGCATTGGCCATCTTCATGGCCATTGATTTTGTCACGGGCCTCTTTGCCGGGACAAGGAAAACAGGAACAAGTTCAAAGCGGGCGTTCCGTGGGATTGTGAAAAAAGGGGCAATGATTGGACTGGTGATCGTTGCTCATCAGCTTGATATTATTGCTGGCACAACGGATGCACAATTTTTGAGAAACTCAATGATCCTTTTTCTGATTGCCGTGGAAGGCATCAGCATCATAGAAAACATGGAAAGATTAGGTGTGCCGATTCCGTCTTTTCTGTACAAGCATTTTGAGCAGATGAAAGATGAGAATGGAAAGGGTGAAAAATAATGCCTTATCGCAAAGAGTTTATTAGCAAAATTGCTAACTTGGCAGTGGAAAACAGGAATAAAACCGGGGTGTTAGCCTCTATTGTAATAGCTCAGGCAATCCTGGAATCTAATTGGGGAAGGAGCCAGTTGACAGTCCAAGCGAACAACCTTTTTGGCATCAAAGGCAGCTATAATGGCCAATATGTAACCATGCCCACCAGGGAGTGGAGCAAGGAAAAGGGTTGGCATACAGTCAATGCACGGTTCCGCAAGTACCCATCATGGAAAGAATCGATTGAGGACCACACTAGGTTGTTTGTGAACGGCGTCAGCTGGAATCGGAATCTGTACAAGCCTGTACTGGAGGCTAAAAACTACCGAGAAGCTGCCCAGGCTCTCCAGGGGACATATGCTACGGATCCACAGTATGCTCAGAAGCTAATCAACCTTATTGAGAGCTATAAACTTCACCAATATGACAATGAGAAGCAGCCTAAGTCAGAGACAAGGCCGAAACCACAGCCCCAAACTCAGCAGACAAGTGGACAGGCCCCAAGTTATCACGGGTTTTATTATACTATCCGGCGCGGAGATACGCTGAGCCAACTTGCCCAGCGTTTTGCTGTACCGATGAGCTTTTTGCAAGGTTTCAACGACATCAAAAACCCGAACCTGATCATTGCCGGCCGTCAGCTTTATGTACCTAAAAGCTACACGATCAAGCCAGGCGACACATTGAGCCAACTGGCAAGACGCAGCCCGAAAAATTATAGAGAATTGGCCAGGATAAACGGAATCAGCAACCCGGATCGAATCATAGCTGGGCATAGTATTTATCTGTAATACATGCCTTCACCCCTTGCACTGGGGTGGAGGCTATTTATTTTTTATGGAAAAGGAGGAAAAATTTTTTACTCAAGCTGTTTACATATGTTAATAGTTATGGTATAATAAAGTTAAGGAAGGAGGTGAACAAAAGGTGGATGTGATACGCGATATCATGGCCACGATTGCAGCCGGATTGCTCGCCTACAAAACCATCCTAGAGATCCGGCAAATGAAAAAGCGCTCCTCCGATGAGGAACGCTAAGCACCAACGGGGAGGGTAACCTCCCCAACCCTACAAATATTATACCACATCCACCAGAAAAATATGAGACTAAGTTCAAGTGACCTACTCTTGATGTTTCTGTTCCTGATTGTCTTGATCGATATTGATTTCAGCCGTTGGACACATTACTTGGTGTTATTGACCGGCGGGATTTGGTTAGGGTTATTTGTTTATAAAGCGTATCTTAGCAGAAAGGGATAAATGCTCATGTATCAGTTTAAAGATCGTGATGATTTGAGAAAGTTTATCCAGGAGAATGTTTTAAACTCTTCTGAGGCCCGGGAGTTCTTGGAGATCTCCCGGGTGCGCCTCAGTCAGATGATTTCAGACGGGAAGCTTGAACCAATCAAAAAGCTGCCAAAGGATTCGCTTTTCTTGAAAGCTGATTTGGAAGAGAAGAAGAAGGAACTGGAGGCACTGCGGAAAAAATACAGGCCGTATGATTAGCCCTCACCCTCGTGGTGGGGGTTATTTTTTGGGAAAAGAGGAAAAATTTTTATTATATCTATTGACTTAAGTGATAAGGTATAGTATAATAAAAGTAAGAAAGGAGGTGATGGAGTGCTGGAGAAAATAGAAACGCTCTTGCGAATCCTCTTCTACATTGCAACGATAGCCTGGATCGTGAAGCAATGGAGAGAACGCAAGAGCGAATGAACTATTGGGCGGCTTAGCCGCCCTCCCTAAAAACATTATATCATATCTCCAGCCAAATTATAATGAACAAAACATTTTTGATGATTTTAGTCACTGGTGCAACAATAGGTTTACAACAAGTCTGGACGAACTTTTTTACTACGGTTTTAATGGTGTTGATGATAGTGATTACTTTGTTTTTCATCATTAAAAACTGGTCCACAAAGGGGAGCAGGTAGTATGTACAAATTCGAGACCAGGGATGAGTTGATTCAATTTATACGGGAGCAGGTCATGACATCTGCCGAGGCAGTTGAGTATCTGGGCGTGACTCGGCAGACTCTCAATTCTTTGGTGCAGCGTGGAAAACTGCATCCGGTCAAAGAGCTGAAAAGGGATCGACTGTTCTTGCGATCGGATCTGGAAGCGCGCAAGAAGGAATCGAGCGAGCTGCGAAAAAAATACCGTCCTTATGACAGCTAGTCCACTTGATGAGGTGGGCTAGCTGTCATATTACTTGCCTACGAAATGTGTGCCAAGTGTGTGCCAAACGCGTGCCGAAAGTTTAAATATAAGCCTAATATACAATCTTTCACAATCGTTGAAAATGCTTATATATCAAGGTTTTTTTGCTTTTAACCATCCTTATGCTTACCTACCTTATCCCCATGGTAAGGAAGAGGTCGCCGGTTCAAGTCCGGCAGGAAGCTCCATACATATTGTAGCCTCAAACCCTTGCGTAGCAAGGGTTTTTTACTTTAATCCATCATAAACCACCTTATCATTGCGTACTATGTAGCATTGTCGCTAGGACTGAGTAATATGTAATGAGGTGGTGTGAGAGATGGATGTGCTAAGATACATTGTCCAAGAAGCTTATATTGTTATCCCGGCACTGTGGGTGATTGGGATGTTTCTGAAGAAAACGCCCAGCTTTGCAGACTGGGCCATTGTATGGGTGTTGCTCCTTGTGGGTATCACCTTTACTGTGGCACTGTTAGGGCCTGGCATCGAATCGGTGATCCAGGGGATCTTAGTGACAGGTGCTGCTGTATTTGGCCATCAGCTGGTTAAGCAAACGAAGGAAGGAATAAAAAAATGAGTTTCCCCGCACGGGGCCAAAGTTAAAAGGCAGTGGGATTTGTGACCCATGCCTTTTTCATTGCTATCAAATCTACATCTGTTCCAGACGTTCAATGCGGCTTTCTATGGGAGGATGGGTGGCGAACCAGTGCACTTTGTACTTCCGCCTGCGCTTTTGCGCCAAAGGATGCACGATATACATCGCTGCCGTTGCCTCATTGGCCCGCTTAACATCAAGGCCTGATTGACTGATTTTGATCAGTGCATTTTTTAAACCAAGCGGGTTACGGGTTAATTCAACGGCTGAGGCGTCAGCCAAATACTCCCTGTTTCTGGAAACCGCAAAATGAACAAACTGGGCGGCCAGTGGTGCCAGTATAATCAGGAGCAGAGCAACGATATACAGGGCGGGATGTGACTTATTGTTTCTTTTTCCTCTCTCGTAAAACAACATTCTTGATCCGATGTCCGCAATGAAGATAATGACGCCAACCAGGGCAATGGAGATGGTCATCAAGCGGATATCGTAATTGCGGATATGTGCAATCTCATGGGCAGCCAACCCGGTAAGCTCTTCACGATTTAAACGTTTAAGCAATCCTGTGGTGAAAGCTACCGCACCGTTTTCCGGTTTAATCCCGGTAGCAAAAGCATTGGGAGCTTCATCAGGGATAATATACACTTTGGGCATGGGAATCCGGGCGGCTAGCGCCATTTCCTCCACGATATTGTACAGCATGGGATGGTCTGCTTTGCTGATCTCTTTTGCTCCAGCCATGCTTAACACTTGAGAGGTGGCACTCAAGTACGTGATAGGTAAGTAGAAACCTAAAATGATAGCGGCAAGAATGATGCCCGAAAGATAATCACCGGTTAAGAGCAGACCAACCGCAGCTCCGATCCCTAACACAAGGGCACCAAAGAGCAGCATGAGGAATATGGTGCGGCGTTTGTTTTGTTCAATCTGCTTAAAGAGCATGAAAGTGCCCCCTTAGAATTTAACGGTAGGAACTTCCCGTTCAGCTTCGGGAATGGACAGTTGCTGCTGTGCTTCAAAATTAAACATGGAGGCAATCATGTTAGTCGGGAAAGATTCACGCTTGATGTTATACTCGGCCACAGTTTTATTGTACAGCTGTCTGGCATAAGCAATTTTATTTTCAGTGGCCGTCAATTCTTCTTGCAGCTGCAAGAAATTTTGATTGGCCTTCAGATCAGGATAGGCTTCGGCTAAGGCAAAAATCGACTTTAAAGCCCCTTCAAGCATATTATCTGCTTCGATTCTTTCTTGCGGTGTGCCGCTTAACAATTGACTTCTTGCTTTAATCACCCGGTCCAGTGTCTCCTGCTCGTGCTTGGCATATCCTTTGACTGTCTCCACGAGGTTGGGAATAAGATCATGTCTTCGCTTTAACTGGACATCGATCTGGCTCCAGGCTTCCTTTACCCAATTGCGGTATTTGACTAAGCTGTTATATGAGATAATCACATAACCGACAATAAGGATGAGCACAACAATCCCAATGAGTATTTCCGTCTGTTCGTCCCCTTTACTCAATTTAGATATATATTAATCATACCATAACTCGCCTCTCGAGGGCGTGCCTGAACAGACCAATTACCCAAGATTCTTAGCTTGTTTAAATTGTATGAAAACAGCCGTCCCTCTTTACAAACGGGAAAGTGCTATTTATAATAATAGCGTCTGAAATCATACTTCTCTTTTGTGTGGCCCGTTGGTGAAGCGGCTTAACACACCGGCCTTTCACGCCGGCATTCAGGGGTTCGAATCCCCTACGGGTCACCATTTTTATTT
This window harbors:
- a CDS encoding DNA-binding protein translates to MYQFKDRDDLRKFIQENVLNSSEAREFLEISRVRLSQMISDGKLEPIKKLPKDSLFLKADLEEKKKELEALRKKYRPYD
- a CDS encoding glucosaminidase domain-containing protein — protein: MPYRKEFISKIANLAVENRNKTGVLASIVIAQAILESNWGRSQLTVQANNLFGIKGSYNGQYVTMPTREWSKEKGWHTVNARFRKYPSWKESIEDHTRLFVNGVSWNRNLYKPVLEAKNYREAAQALQGTYATDPQYAQKLINLIESYKLHQYDNEKQPKSETRPKPQPQTQQTSGQAPSYHGFYYTIRRGDTLSQLAQRFAVPMSFLQGFNDIKNPNLIIAGRQLYVPKSYTIKPGDTLSQLARRSPKNYRELARINGISNPDRIIAGHSIYL
- a CDS encoding helix-turn-helix domain-containing protein, with translation MYKFETRDELIQFIREQVMTSAEAVEYLGVTRQTLNSLVQRGKLHPVKELKRDRLFLRSDLEARKKESSELRKKYRPYDS
- the htpX gene encoding zinc metalloprotease HtpX, with translation MLFKQIEQNKRRTIFLMLLFGALVLGIGAAVGLLLTGDYLSGIILAAIILGFYLPITYLSATSQVLSMAGAKEISKADHPMLYNIVEEMALAARIPMPKVYIIPDEAPNAFATGIKPENGAVAFTTGLLKRLNREELTGLAAHEIAHIRNYDIRLMTISIALVGVIIFIADIGSRMLFYERGKRNNKSHPALYIVALLLIILAPLAAQFVHFAVSRNREYLADASAVELTRNPLGLKNALIKISQSGLDVKRANEATAAMYIVHPLAQKRRRKYKVHWFATHPPIESRIERLEQM
- a CDS encoding phage holin family protein, translated to MDVLRYIVQEAYIVIPALWVIGMFLKKTPSFADWAIVWVLLLVGITFTVALLGPGIESVIQGILVTGAAVFGHQLVKQTKEGIKK
- a CDS encoding LemA family protein produces the protein MLIGIVVLILIVGYVIISYNSLVKYRNWVKEAWSQIDVQLKRRHDLIPNLVETVKGYAKHEQETLDRVIKARSQLLSGTPQERIEADNMLEGALKSIFALAEAYPDLKANQNFLQLQEELTATENKIAYARQLYNKTVAEYNIKRESFPTNMIASMFNFEAQQQLSIPEAEREVPTVKF
- a CDS encoding phage holin family protein, encoding MQKTDTFYTFVLGGGAASAAFLLGGIDHLVVALAIFMAIDFVTGLFAGTRKTGTSSKRAFRGIVKKGAMIGLVIVAHQLDIIAGTTDAQFLRNSMILFLIAVEGISIIENMERLGVPIPSFLYKHFEQMKDENGKGEK